In Actinomycetota bacterium, a single genomic region encodes these proteins:
- a CDS encoding FtsW/RodA/SpoVE family cell cycle protein, with translation MHLAQRRNQEIGALLLTFLLVLAGFASLLLSCGAAPREAFTFAGALAFIFIAIHLSARKLVPFADPILIPIMALLTFTGVTMIYRLKPGLAGFQSLWVLLSAFVLINLLILLKDYKMLKNYKYSCALLGLMLLLSPIFFGYERYGARLWLKFGPLSFQPSEIAKILLAVFFAAYLEEKRELLSTGARRFLRMNVPGFRHFGPLLIMWIISLSILVFEKDLGSSLLFLGLFLGMLYAATGRKAYVVVGILLFMLGATSCYYLFGHVQTRIDIWLNPWKDIEGKGYQIVQSLFAIASGGVFGSGLGLGYPTRIPAVHTDFIFSALCEELGLAGGFGIILAYLLFIPRGFKIALTCEDEFGKLMAAGLTLVLALQTLVIIGGVTRLIPLTGVTLPFVSYGGSSILSNFILVGLLLSISNESSRGKRYE, from the coding sequence ATGCACCTTGCACAGAGAAGAAATCAAGAAATAGGCGCACTCCTCCTAACCTTTCTCCTGGTACTCGCGGGTTTCGCCTCGCTTCTCCTCTCTTGCGGAGCCGCCCCTCGAGAGGCGTTCACATTCGCCGGTGCTCTAGCCTTCATCTTCATCGCAATCCACCTGTCCGCAAGGAAATTGGTGCCCTTTGCCGATCCCATCCTCATTCCCATCATGGCGCTGTTGACCTTCACCGGGGTGACCATGATTTATAGATTGAAGCCTGGGCTTGCGGGCTTCCAATCCTTATGGGTTTTGCTTTCCGCATTCGTCTTAATTAACCTCCTCATTCTCCTCAAAGATTATAAAATGCTCAAAAATTACAAGTACTCCTGCGCTCTGTTGGGGCTAATGTTGCTCCTTTCCCCAATCTTCTTCGGATATGAGAGATATGGAGCCAGATTATGGCTTAAATTCGGTCCCCTATCCTTCCAGCCTTCAGAAATAGCCAAGATACTTTTGGCCGTCTTCTTTGCGGCTTATCTCGAGGAGAAAAGAGAGCTACTCTCGACGGGCGCCCGTCGATTTCTTCGAATGAATGTACCCGGATTCAGACATTTCGGTCCTCTGCTCATCATGTGGATAATCTCCTTGAGTATCTTGGTCTTTGAGAAGGATTTGGGCTCATCCCTTCTATTCTTGGGACTATTTTTGGGCATGCTTTATGCGGCCACGGGAAGAAAAGCCTATGTGGTCGTGGGCATACTGCTATTCATGTTGGGTGCAACGAGCTGTTACTACCTCTTCGGCCACGTACAGACAAGGATAGATATATGGCTCAATCCCTGGAAAGATATCGAGGGAAAGGGGTACCAGATAGTCCAGTCTCTCTTCGCCATCGCCAGTGGTGGAGTCTTCGGCTCTGGATTGGGATTGGGTTATCCCACCCGCATCCCCGCAGTCCACACCGATTTTATCTTCTCCGCCCTCTGTGAGGAGTTGGGGCTTGCAGGGGGATTCGGGATTATCCTGGCTTACCTCCTGTTCATCCCCAGAGGATTTAAGATCGCTTTAACCTGTGAGGATGAATTCGGTAAACTCATGGCGGCGGGATTAACACTGGTTCTTGCCCTTCAGACCCTCGTGATCATCGGAGGGGTAACGAGACTCATCCCCCTAACGGGGGTTACCCTTCCCTTCGTGAGCTATGGAGGGAGCTCCATCCTCTCAAACTTCATCTTGGTGGGACTGCTCCTCTCTATCTCCAACGAATCCAGTCGAGGGAAGAGATATGAATAA
- the pknB gene encoding Stk1 family PASTA domain-containing Ser/Thr kinase — protein MKKVFGGRYEIIEKIGSGGMADVYKAYDGVLHRTVALKVLHPQFAQEENFVARFRREAQAAAGLNHPNIVNVHDWGSEDGTYFIVMEYLEGRSLKQIITDRGALPFDIAVDIARQVCSALRFAHKHDIIHRDIKPHNIIITTEGEVKVTDFGIARAGTSTMTQTGTILGTAHYISPEQAHGAPATIASDIYSLGIVLFEMLTGSVPFEGESPVAIALKHTHESPPSPRSINSDIPESLEAVVLKALSKHPSDRYQSAQEMREDLARCAQGLPVKATVTSSEGETIVLPRPVSPPVEKEVRRRRWIAWAVWILAILLAFSLAAAWGFYALAPRIPVPDLEGKTISQAKQILTREGLKLKVAEWRYSDTIANGGIIDQYPRPGRKVREGETIKVIASKGKRLISVPEVVGRTEAQATYLLAKAGLEVGKIQRRHHNKIPEDKVIDQDPKGDKKVTKGTKVNLVVSLGIEEVEVPDVINRTQEEAAVLISQAKLKMTKTEESSDEVERGRIIRQSPQPGSEVKRGSVVKVVVSTGPMMVTVPDVVGKDESIAESELENLGFIVLVKEGVSSPEGWGKVVAQSPKGGERARKRSTVTIWVGEEP, from the coding sequence ATGAAGAAAGTATTCGGAGGACGATACGAGATCATCGAGAAGATTGGCAGCGGCGGGATGGCCGATGTGTACAAGGCTTATGATGGGGTACTCCACCGCACCGTTGCCTTAAAAGTCCTACACCCCCAATTCGCTCAGGAAGAAAACTTCGTGGCTCGCTTTCGAAGGGAAGCGCAAGCGGCGGCGGGTCTGAATCATCCCAACATCGTCAATGTCCATGATTGGGGAAGCGAAGACGGTACCTACTTCATCGTCATGGAGTACCTTGAGGGAAGGAGTCTCAAACAGATAATCACAGATAGAGGAGCTCTTCCCTTCGATATTGCCGTCGACATCGCCCGCCAGGTCTGCTCAGCACTCCGATTTGCCCACAAACACGATATAATCCACAGGGATATAAAGCCTCACAACATCATCATTACAACCGAGGGAGAGGTCAAGGTGACCGATTTTGGGATCGCTCGGGCGGGAACCTCCACCATGACTCAAACCGGAACCATCCTGGGAACAGCGCATTATATCTCCCCAGAGCAAGCGCATGGTGCCCCGGCCACCATAGCTTCAGATATCTACTCCCTTGGGATAGTTTTATTTGAGATGCTCACGGGCAGTGTCCCCTTCGAGGGAGAAAGCCCAGTTGCCATCGCCTTAAAACATACCCACGAGTCGCCACCCTCCCCCCGAAGTATAAATTCCGATATTCCCGAGTCCCTCGAAGCCGTGGTATTGAAAGCGTTATCGAAACATCCCAGCGATCGCTACCAGTCCGCTCAGGAGATGCGAGAGGATTTGGCGCGATGTGCCCAGGGTTTGCCGGTCAAGGCAACCGTTACCTCATCTGAAGGGGAGACCATAGTGCTGCCCCGTCCCGTCTCTCCTCCCGTGGAAAAAGAAGTGCGTAGGAGGAGATGGATCGCCTGGGCTGTCTGGATATTGGCCATATTATTGGCATTTTCCCTCGCTGCAGCCTGGGGTTTTTATGCCCTTGCGCCCAGGATCCCCGTTCCAGATCTGGAGGGCAAAACCATCTCCCAGGCCAAACAAATATTGACGAGGGAGGGTCTCAAGTTGAAGGTCGCGGAGTGGAGGTATAGCGATACCATAGCTAACGGAGGCATAATCGATCAGTATCCCCGTCCCGGTCGGAAAGTAAGGGAGGGGGAGACCATTAAGGTAATCGCGAGCAAAGGTAAAAGACTAATCTCCGTGCCCGAAGTAGTGGGGCGCACGGAGGCTCAGGCAACCTATCTTCTGGCAAAAGCGGGTTTGGAAGTTGGCAAAATCCAGAGAAGACACCATAACAAGATACCCGAAGATAAGGTCATCGATCAGGACCCCAAGGGAGATAAAAAGGTGACCAAGGGCACGAAGGTAAACCTGGTGGTGAGTCTGGGGATAGAAGAAGTCGAAGTCCCCGATGTGATAAATAGAACACAGGAGGAAGCCGCTGTACTTATAAGTCAGGCAAAATTGAAAATGACAAAGACCGAAGAATCGAGCGATGAGGTTGAAAGGGGGAGAATAATAAGACAATCGCCCCAGCCCGGAAGCGAGGTCAAAAGGGGATCGGTAGTCAAAGTGGTGGTGAGCACCGGCCCGATGATGGTTACCGTTCCCGATGTGGTGGGAAAGGATGAAAGCATCGCTGAAAGCGAGTTGGAAAACCTCGGTTTTATAGTCCTGGTCAAAGAAGGCGTCTCCAGCCCAGAGGGTTGGGGTAAGGTGGTAGCTCAAAGTCCGAAAGGTGGTGAGCGGGCGAGAAAGAGATCGACGGTCACCATCTGGGTAGGAGAGGAACCATAG
- a CDS encoding MTH1187 family thiamine-binding protein, producing the protein MALMQISVIPIGTPTPSIGDYIAEVVKVLDREGARYELTDMGTIIEAGTDELFTLARELHEVPFTKGIQRVVTTIEIDDRRDKKVGMGDKVRSVMARIK; encoded by the coding sequence ATGGCTTTGATGCAGATAAGTGTGATTCCCATCGGGACGCCGACCCCAAGTATCGGTGATTACATCGCGGAAGTGGTCAAGGTACTCGATCGAGAAGGGGCAAGGTATGAACTCACCGATATGGGAACGATAATCGAGGCGGGAACGGATGAGCTCTTCACACTGGCCAGGGAACTCCATGAGGTACCATTCACGAAGGGAATCCAAAGGGTGGTAACGACCATCGAGATCGACGATCGCAGGGACAAGAAGGTTGGAATGGGCGATAAGGTAAGATCGGTCATGGCGAGGATAAAATAG
- a CDS encoding type II toxin-antitoxin system VapC family toxin: MYTSSTLYVIDASVAIKWFSHVNEADIEQALKLQELHLWKECLLIAPDILVYEIINALRYNPNFEQDDTNLALLSLLKMELELIKPDEDLLKRAIKLAYNKDTTIYDASYIALAQKKGCLLITADGKFFTKIQDLPQAILLKDLSLE; this comes from the coding sequence ATGTATACCTCCTCAACTCTTTATGTAATCGATGCCTCGGTTGCGATCAAGTGGTTTTCCCATGTAAATGAAGCGGACATAGAACAGGCACTTAAACTGCAGGAACTTCATCTCTGGAAAGAATGCTTGCTCATCGCCCCGGATATTCTGGTTTATGAGATAATAAATGCTTTAAGGTATAATCCCAATTTTGAACAGGATGATACGAATCTCGCTCTTTTGAGTCTACTAAAGATGGAACTTGAGTTAATAAAGCCAGATGAGGATTTACTCAAGAGAGCGATTAAATTAGCTTATAATAAAGACACCACTATTTACGATGCTTCTTATATTGCTTTAGCGCAAAAGAAAGGGTGCTTACTCATTACAGCCGATGGCAAGTTTTTTACAAAGATTCAGGATTTGCCTCAAGCCATTTTATTGAAGGATTTAAGCCTGGAATAA
- a CDS encoding type II toxin-antitoxin system HicB family antitoxin has protein sequence MMLKINITIPAGFLKKIDRTAKEEHLSRSEFLRKAVEAYWESQRTKQAEKKRTQNIREAMEIQSRLRKKAGKWDGVAEIRRWREAH, from the coding sequence ATGATGTTGAAGATAAACATTACCATACCCGCTGGTTTCTTAAAGAAAATAGACAGGACAGCCAAGGAGGAGCATCTAAGCCGAAGCGAGTTTTTAAGAAAAGCTGTTGAAGCATACTGGGAATCCCAAAGGACAAAGCAGGCCGAAAAGAAGCGAACTCAGAACATAAGGGAAGCCATGGAGATTCAAAGCCGCTTGCGCAAGAAAGCGGGTAAGTGGGATGGCGTAGCCGAGATTCGAAGGTGGAGAGAGGCACACTAA
- a CDS encoding penicillin-binding transpeptidase domain-containing protein — MNKYIRHLILLFSLAFIVLCMNLTYLQVFAAQRIASHPRNIRGMERELAIARGAILSSDGQVLAESKKARVNRRYQRIYPQGKIFAPLTGYYSLRYGRSGLEAAFNDHLLGKKEISSFQDYLSYLMGEEKAGHTLILTIDSRLQNVTAKAMGDQRGAVVVLNPKTGEILAMVSNPSYDPNPLASLNIERETQAWNELIQDEAKPLLNRALQELYPPGSAFKLVTASAALETGLVEPSTQFTCTGRLTLPLTRHTLRDFGGKSHGKIDFAHALELSCNNTFGEIGLKLGAKKLVNYAEGFGINLKVPFELPVVESKIPQSAEIDPPGTAMSAIGQKDVRLTPLQMTLVAGGIANQGVIMRPYVVKEIRDYSGKILRRFHGEEWLRPISPKTASTLTELMKQVVESGTGRGARLKDISVAGKTGTAQVAKGAPHAWFVCFAPADDPQIAVAVIVENGGSLGSEATGGRVAAPIAKQIISAALKNKYDR; from the coding sequence ATGAATAAATACATTCGCCACCTCATCTTGCTTTTTTCATTGGCTTTCATAGTTCTATGTATGAACCTCACCTATCTCCAGGTCTTTGCGGCTCAGAGGATAGCCTCCCATCCCAGAAACATCCGGGGGATGGAAAGAGAGTTGGCCATAGCCAGGGGAGCAATTTTGAGCTCAGACGGTCAAGTCCTGGCGGAGAGCAAAAAGGCCCGCGTGAATCGAAGATATCAACGCATCTATCCCCAGGGGAAAATCTTCGCTCCGTTAACCGGGTATTACAGCCTGCGTTACGGAAGGAGCGGTTTGGAGGCAGCCTTCAACGACCATCTCTTGGGTAAGAAGGAAATCTCCTCCTTCCAGGATTATCTGAGCTATCTCATGGGGGAGGAAAAAGCGGGACATACGCTGATCTTGACCATCGATTCTCGCCTTCAGAATGTGACCGCCAAAGCCATGGGTGACCAAAGGGGAGCGGTGGTCGTCTTAAATCCAAAAACAGGTGAGATCCTGGCGATGGTCTCAAATCCCTCATACGATCCAAATCCCCTTGCCAGCCTAAATATTGAGAGGGAAACCCAAGCCTGGAACGAACTCATTCAAGACGAGGCAAAGCCCCTCCTCAATCGAGCTCTGCAGGAGTTGTACCCCCCAGGTTCTGCTTTTAAGCTCGTCACAGCCTCCGCGGCTCTTGAAACGGGACTGGTCGAACCATCAACCCAGTTTACGTGCACGGGTAGACTCACGCTTCCCTTGACCAGACACACCCTGCGCGACTTTGGTGGGAAATCTCATGGGAAGATCGACTTCGCCCACGCACTCGAATTATCCTGCAATAATACCTTCGGAGAGATCGGCTTGAAGCTGGGAGCAAAAAAGCTGGTGAATTACGCCGAAGGATTTGGGATAAACCTCAAGGTTCCCTTCGAATTGCCGGTGGTAGAAAGCAAAATCCCTCAGTCCGCCGAAATTGACCCGCCGGGGACGGCAATGAGCGCCATAGGTCAGAAGGATGTCCGCCTGACTCCTCTTCAAATGACCTTGGTCGCCGGGGGCATCGCCAACCAAGGTGTGATCATGAGACCATATGTCGTCAAAGAGATCAGGGACTACAGCGGAAAGATTTTGCGGCGTTTCCACGGCGAGGAGTGGCTTCGACCGATATCACCAAAGACTGCATCGACCTTGACCGAACTCATGAAGCAGGTCGTGGAATCGGGTACGGGAAGGGGAGCCAGACTTAAGGACATCTCCGTGGCGGGTAAAACAGGGACGGCACAGGTGGCTAAGGGGGCACCTCACGCTTGGTTCGTTTGCTTCGCCCCAGCCGATGATCCGCAGATCGCCGTAGCGGTGATAGTTGAAAATGGAGGGAGTTTGGGCAGTGAGGCAACCGGCGGTCGAGTCGCTGCACCCATAGCAAAGCAGATCATATCCGCAGCCCTTAAGAATAAATATGATAGATAA
- a CDS encoding TIGR03960 family B12-binding radical SAM protein yields the protein MKSDSLEKILPLVQRPARYIDGEWNAVHKPHHEVDLKIALIYPDTYEVGLPNLGLQILYEILNDENDVVAERAYAPWIDMEEVLRKKRIPLFALESRTPLISLDILGFSLQYEMTYTNILNVLDLAGIPPYATDRDERYPLVIAGGPCAFNPEPLAPFFDLFVIGDGEEVILELVEEYKKGQGSRVEGRKGQLAERRELLKRLAGIEGIYVPRFYDVEYYPSGQVKKIQPNCRGIPKRVSKRTVKDLNDVKFPMLPLVPYVDVVHDRCSLEVMRGCTRGCRFCQAGIIYRPVRERSHKLILRAANDLLRETGYEEISLVSLSSSDYSLIQPLLRKLMDNHSQKGISISLPSLRLDTFSVELASQIQRVKKTGLTFAPEAGTQRLRDAINKCLTEEDLLATVKDVFESGWRKLKLYFMIGLPTETQGDLQGIVDLTHKIVDIGLSVVPKREWNRIKVALSVASFVPKSHTPFQWVAQNPLPELEKKIEFLRKNLQSRYILLKWQDPKLSVLEAALARGDRRLSKVIERAFKIGCRFDAWTEQFNFDKWLKAFEESGVSLNFYAHRERSRDEVFPWDHINSVVNKEYLWNEYQRALSQTPTEDCRTGPCSECGVCQTFKLKPVLEREKLCTLHREEIKK from the coding sequence GTGAAAAGTGATTCCCTGGAGAAGATACTCCCGCTGGTTCAAAGGCCCGCAAGATATATAGATGGCGAATGGAATGCAGTGCACAAACCACACCATGAGGTCGATCTCAAGATCGCACTAATCTATCCCGACACCTATGAGGTAGGCCTACCCAACCTGGGTCTACAAATCCTTTACGAGATTTTAAATGACGAAAACGATGTGGTCGCGGAGAGAGCTTATGCACCTTGGATAGATATGGAAGAGGTTCTGCGAAAAAAGAGGATTCCCCTCTTTGCCCTTGAATCTCGCACACCTCTAATTTCCCTCGACATCCTGGGTTTCTCTCTTCAATATGAGATGACCTACACAAACATCCTCAATGTCCTCGATTTGGCGGGAATTCCCCCTTACGCAACCGATCGTGATGAAAGATATCCTCTGGTCATTGCGGGAGGTCCTTGTGCCTTCAACCCGGAACCTCTTGCTCCCTTCTTCGACCTGTTCGTGATCGGGGATGGCGAGGAGGTCATCCTTGAGCTCGTGGAGGAATATAAGAAAGGTCAAGGGTCGAGGGTCGAGGGTCGAAAGGGACAGTTGGCAGAGCGCAGGGAACTTTTGAAAAGATTGGCGGGAATTGAAGGGATTTATGTCCCCCGGTTTTATGATGTGGAATACTACCCCTCCGGTCAGGTAAAAAAAATCCAGCCCAACTGCAGAGGCATCCCCAAAAGAGTCTCAAAGCGGACGGTCAAGGATCTGAACGATGTCAAATTTCCCATGCTCCCCCTTGTCCCCTATGTGGATGTCGTCCACGATAGATGCTCCCTGGAGGTGATGAGGGGCTGCACCAGGGGATGCCGCTTCTGCCAAGCGGGCATAATCTACCGACCGGTGAGGGAGCGTTCACATAAACTCATCCTCAGGGCGGCGAATGATCTGCTGCGGGAGACGGGTTATGAGGAGATATCCTTGGTCTCCCTAAGCTCCAGCGACTATAGTCTCATCCAACCACTTTTAAGGAAGCTCATGGACAACCACTCACAAAAGGGAATCTCCATCTCCCTCCCCTCCCTTCGGTTGGATACCTTCTCCGTGGAACTAGCGAGTCAGATTCAAAGGGTAAAGAAGACGGGACTCACATTCGCCCCTGAGGCGGGAACCCAACGCCTCCGGGATGCGATAAATAAGTGCCTCACCGAGGAAGATCTCTTAGCCACCGTGAAAGATGTCTTTGAATCGGGCTGGAGGAAGTTAAAACTCTATTTCATGATAGGTCTACCCACCGAAACCCAAGGAGATCTTCAGGGAATAGTCGATCTCACCCATAAGATAGTGGACATCGGGCTCTCTGTGGTTCCCAAAAGGGAATGGAATAGGATTAAGGTCGCCTTGAGCGTAGCCTCCTTCGTTCCAAAATCGCACACGCCCTTTCAATGGGTTGCCCAGAATCCCCTCCCTGAACTCGAGAAAAAGATCGAATTCTTAAGGAAAAACCTCCAAAGCAGATACATCCTCCTGAAATGGCAGGATCCCAAATTGAGTGTTCTGGAGGCCGCTTTGGCCAGAGGTGATAGAAGATTATCCAAGGTCATCGAAAGGGCCTTTAAGATAGGCTGCAGATTTGATGCCTGGACTGAGCAATTCAACTTCGATAAATGGCTAAAAGCCTTTGAAGAGAGTGGTGTCTCCCTCAATTTTTACGCCCATAGAGAGCGCTCCCGTGACGAGGTCTTCCCCTGGGATCACATAAATTCCGTGGTGAACAAGGAATACTTATGGAATGAATATCAAAGGGCCTTGAGCCAAACTCCCACTGAGGATTGTCGAACAGGTCCGTGCTCCGAATGCGGAGTTTGCCAAACATTCAAGCTAAAACCGGTGCTCGAAAGGGAGAAATTATGCACCTTGCACAGAGAAGAAATCAAGAAATAG
- a CDS encoding MBL fold metallo-hydrolase has product MTILKFYGGIGEVGGNKILLKDQDTEIFLDFGKNFERERQYYDAPYLEPREEKHLLALGILPSIEGLYKNDEGMRDTAGILLSHPHIDHMDYTRYIKDEIPIYCGETTKTIIVTREFTSRTGSSNYCIANLTAQRGEEIFKKFETFRTGDIVNIGSIEIEPIHVDHSVPGAYGFIIRTSGGTIVYTGDFRLHGTRADMSFEFIEKAKVSKADALIIEGTNVGEGKVSSEEEVKDKTAGIVAQTKALVIASFSPVDIDRLRTFYEVAKANGRKLALSTKQAYLIEALKHDRGLSIFNLHDPDILIFARQKKSPRFWEKRLLETYSSVVESADLSQAQDEIVLSATFYDMNEMCDIQPESGTIFILSQSEPFNEEMEIDFKKLLNWMEYYGIPLYNIHASGHAAPLELKETISQIAPKKVYLIHTERPKLYQQFIRDLNIKTLCPEPAQEYQI; this is encoded by the coding sequence GTGACCATCCTCAAATTCTATGGTGGAATTGGCGAGGTCGGGGGAAATAAAATTTTGCTCAAGGATCAAGACACGGAGATATTCTTAGACTTCGGAAAGAATTTTGAACGGGAAAGGCAATATTATGACGCACCTTACTTGGAGCCCAGGGAGGAAAAGCACCTTTTAGCCCTGGGGATTTTGCCATCCATTGAAGGTCTGTACAAAAACGATGAAGGGATGAGAGATACCGCCGGGATTCTCCTCTCCCATCCCCACATTGACCACATGGACTACACCCGATACATAAAAGACGAGATTCCCATTTATTGCGGAGAGACCACAAAGACCATCATCGTGACCAGGGAATTCACTAGTCGGACGGGGTCGAGTAATTATTGCATCGCCAATCTCACCGCGCAACGAGGAGAGGAGATTTTCAAGAAATTTGAGACCTTCAGAACCGGGGACATCGTAAATATAGGTTCCATCGAAATTGAGCCAATTCACGTCGATCACTCCGTGCCGGGTGCCTATGGCTTCATAATCCGAACCAGTGGAGGCACCATCGTGTATACCGGCGATTTTCGACTTCACGGCACGAGAGCTGATATGAGCTTCGAGTTCATAGAAAAGGCAAAGGTTTCAAAAGCCGATGCCTTGATCATCGAGGGAACCAATGTGGGTGAGGGGAAAGTTTCCTCCGAGGAAGAAGTAAAGGATAAAACCGCAGGAATAGTAGCCCAGACGAAGGCCCTGGTCATAGCAAGTTTTTCTCCTGTGGATATCGATAGATTGAGAACCTTTTACGAGGTTGCGAAGGCAAATGGGAGAAAGCTCGCCCTGTCCACAAAACAGGCATATCTCATCGAAGCCCTAAAGCACGACAGGGGTTTATCCATCTTCAATCTACACGATCCCGATATCCTCATCTTCGCCAGACAGAAAAAGAGTCCACGATTCTGGGAGAAAAGACTCCTGGAAACCTATTCAAGCGTGGTTGAAAGTGCGGATTTAAGCCAAGCTCAGGATGAAATAGTCCTCTCGGCGACCTTTTACGATATGAACGAGATGTGCGACATCCAGCCGGAGTCGGGAACCATTTTTATCCTCTCTCAGAGCGAACCCTTCAATGAGGAAATGGAGATCGATTTCAAAAAGCTCTTGAATTGGATGGAATACTACGGAATCCCCCTGTACAACATCCATGCTTCAGGGCACGCTGCACCTCTCGAGCTCAAGGAGACGATATCCCAAATAGCTCCGAAGAAGGTCTATCTCATCCACACCGAAAGACCGAAGCTTTATCAGCAGTTCATAAGGGATCTGAACATTAAGACCTTGTGCCCCGAACCCGCCCAAGAATACCAAATTTAA